A DNA window from Paraclostridium bifermentans contains the following coding sequences:
- the murG gene encoding undecaprenyldiphospho-muramoylpentapeptide beta-N-acetylglucosaminyltransferase: MKVLLSGGGTGGHVYPAIAIANKIKEENPDAEIVFVGTEKGIESEIVPKYGYELRTVTVQGFKRKIDFDNVKRVFKLFKGLEQSRRIVKKFKPDVVIGTGGYVSGPVLFNASMGKVPAIIHEQNSFPGVTNKILAKMVTKVLTSFEDSHVRFPEETRNKLVLTGNPVRKEILISKKSNSRRKLGIQEDKKMVLCYGGSGGSRKINDSMKVVIRNLVNEDVAFIYATGKNFYDGFMSDISDLQLKPYQKVVPYLEDMASALAACDIVIGSAGAISLAEITALGKPSIIIPKAYTAENHQEYNAKSIESKGAGIAILEKNLTAETLNDTVFKLLGDRDLLIDMSNASKEIGKPEAIDIIYKEVMEVYNRNNKKPKKEAKVESKDEKISENEVKEVKTIGIKNKK; the protein is encoded by the coding sequence ATGAAAGTTTTATTATCTGGTGGAGGAACGGGAGGACATGTATATCCTGCCATCGCTATAGCAAATAAGATAAAAGAAGAGAACCCAGATGCTGAAATAGTATTTGTAGGAACAGAAAAAGGAATAGAATCTGAAATAGTTCCTAAATATGGTTATGAACTAAGAACTGTTACAGTACAAGGGTTTAAAAGAAAAATAGATTTTGATAATGTTAAAAGAGTATTTAAATTATTTAAAGGATTAGAGCAGTCAAGAAGGATTGTTAAGAAATTTAAGCCAGATGTTGTTATAGGAACTGGAGGATATGTTAGTGGACCTGTATTATTCAATGCATCTATGGGTAAAGTTCCAGCTATAATTCATGAGCAAAATTCTTTCCCTGGAGTTACTAATAAAATTTTAGCTAAAATGGTAACTAAAGTTTTAACTAGCTTTGAGGATTCTCATGTGAGATTCCCTGAAGAAACTAGAAATAAATTAGTACTTACAGGAAATCCGGTTAGAAAAGAGATTCTTATATCTAAAAAAAGTAATTCAAGAAGAAAGTTAGGAATACAAGAAGATAAAAAAATGGTTTTATGCTACGGAGGTAGTGGAGGATCAAGAAAAATCAATGATTCTATGAAGGTAGTAATAAGAAATCTTGTTAATGAAGATGTAGCGTTTATATATGCTACAGGTAAGAACTTCTATGATGGTTTTATGAGTGATATAAGTGACTTACAGTTAAAGCCATATCAAAAGGTAGTACCATATTTAGAAGATATGGCAAGTGCATTAGCCGCTTGTGATATAGTTATAGGAAGTGCAGGGGCTATATCTTTAGCTGAGATAACAGCTCTTGGTAAACCATCTATAATAATACCTAAAGCCTATACAGCAGAAAATCATCAGGAATACAATGCTAAAAGTATAGAAAGCAAAGGTGCTGGAATAGCTATTTTAGAAAAAAATCTTACAGCTGAAACTTTAAATGATACAGTATTTAAATTATTAGGAGACAGAGATCTTTTAATAGACATGTCAAATGCGAGTAAAGAAATAGGAAAACCAGAAGCTATAGACATAATATATAAAGAAGTTATGGAAGTTTATAATAGAAACAATAAAAAGCCGAAAAAAGAGGCTAAAGTTGAAAGTAAAGATGAAAAAATAAGTGAAAATGAAGTAAAAGAAGTTAAGACAATCGGTATAAAAAATAAAAAGTAA
- the ftsW gene encoding putative lipid II flippase FtsW, which produces MPKEIVKKRVSRGIKTDFDNVVFYTTMLLVFIGIIMVFSASFIQSTFKLDDSYYFLKRNVIYATIGFIAMIFTSRIEYRFWYKNAKILGIVVVILLLLVLSPLGTSLNGAQRWLGFGGLTIQPAELAKFATIIITAKLIELKYDKIKSLTKGVIPLLIIPSIFFALIILQPNLSTAGTVILVTFVMIFVAGMDMKIVYAMFGAGVGLFAVMVLAAPYRLARVTSFIDPFKDPLGAGYQVIQGLYALGSGGLFGLGLGKSRQKYFYIPEPQNDFIFAIIGEELGLVGCAIVIMLFVFLVYRCIRIAIKCPDVFSCMLVVGIGGQIGIQAALNIAVATSSMPVTGVALPFISYGGTSLIIFMAAVGIVLNVSKHVKMN; this is translated from the coding sequence ATGCCTAAAGAGATAGTAAAGAAACGTGTTAGTAGGGGGATAAAAACTGATTTTGACAATGTAGTATTTTATACAACAATGTTATTAGTATTTATAGGGATCATAATGGTTTTTAGTGCTAGTTTTATACAATCTACATTTAAACTAGATGATTCCTATTATTTTTTAAAGAGAAATGTAATTTATGCAACCATAGGATTTATTGCTATGATTTTTACATCTAGGATAGAATACAGATTTTGGTACAAAAATGCAAAAATATTAGGAATAGTAGTAGTTATATTACTTCTATTAGTACTTTCACCTCTTGGGACTTCATTAAATGGAGCTCAAAGATGGTTAGGTTTTGGAGGGTTGACAATACAACCAGCAGAGTTAGCTAAATTTGCAACAATAATAATAACTGCTAAATTAATAGAATTGAAATACGATAAAATAAAATCTTTAACAAAAGGAGTTATACCACTTCTTATAATACCTAGTATTTTCTTTGCTCTAATAATATTACAACCAAATTTATCTACTGCAGGAACAGTAATATTAGTTACTTTTGTAATGATATTTGTAGCAGGTATGGATATGAAAATTGTTTATGCTATGTTTGGCGCAGGGGTTGGATTATTTGCAGTAATGGTATTAGCAGCTCCGTATAGACTTGCACGTGTTACTTCATTTATAGATCCATTTAAAGACCCTCTAGGAGCAGGATACCAAGTTATACAAGGTTTATATGCACTTGGATCAGGTGGTCTGTTTGGGCTTGGACTAGGAAAAAGTAGACAAAAGTATTTTTACATACCCGAACCTCAAAATGATTTTATATTTGCCATCATAGGAGAAGAACTTGGCCTTGTAGGATGTGCAATAGTAATAATGTTATTTGTATTTTTAGTATATAGATGTATAAGAATTGCAATAAAATGTCCTGATGTATTTTCATGTATGCTTGTTGTAGGTATAGGGGGCCAAATTGGTATTCAGGCAGCTTTAAATATAGCTGTTGCAACATCATCAATGCCTGTTACAGGAGTCGCCTTACCATTTATAAGTTATGGAGGAACCTCTCTTATAATATTTATGGCAGCAGTAGGGATTGTGCTTAACGTCTCTAAACATGTAAAAATGAATTAG
- the murD gene encoding UDP-N-acetylmuramoyl-L-alanine--D-glutamate ligase encodes MDLKNKNVLLVGLAKTGVSTIKKLNKLGANIIVNDIKPKEKLEGIIEEIDNLDNIEYVLGKHLESIENIDLTIVSPGVPLDLPFIEKIKSEGIKIIGEVELAYKLSKNPTFIGITGTNGKTTTTSLVGEMFKKANKDTYIVGNIGNPVIDTVDLTNENSYLVTELSSFQLESIEDFKPKVSTIINITEDHLNRHHTMENYINAKARVFKNQDKTDFTILNYDDSIVRDLGKNSNGNVLYFSIKEEVKQGAYLDKNNNIVIKVDGKELVLMNKSELSLPGNHNLENAMSAILMAYVLNIDTDVIIDTLRTFKGVEHRLEFVTNKDGIMFVNDSKGTNPDSTIKAITSYERPIVLIAGGYEKQSDFTEMIEYATKNVKALVLLGQTAEKIETTAKEHGINNISKVEDMEAAVKKAYEIAESGDVVLLSPACASWDMYPNFEARGLDFKENIYKL; translated from the coding sequence ATGGATTTAAAAAATAAAAATGTCTTACTTGTAGGACTAGCAAAAACTGGCGTATCAACTATAAAAAAATTAAATAAATTAGGTGCAAATATCATAGTAAATGATATAAAACCTAAGGAAAAATTAGAAGGAATAATAGAAGAAATAGATAATTTAGATAATATAGAATATGTTTTAGGTAAACACCTTGAAAGTATAGAAAACATAGATTTAACTATAGTATCTCCTGGAGTTCCTTTAGACTTGCCTTTTATAGAAAAAATAAAATCTGAAGGCATTAAAATAATAGGAGAAGTTGAATTAGCATATAAACTATCTAAAAATCCTACATTCATAGGAATAACAGGAACAAATGGAAAAACTACTACTACTAGCTTAGTAGGAGAGATGTTTAAAAAAGCAAATAAAGATACATATATAGTTGGAAATATAGGTAATCCAGTTATAGACACTGTTGATTTAACTAATGAAAACTCATATCTTGTAACAGAGTTAAGTAGTTTCCAATTAGAAAGTATAGAAGACTTTAAACCTAAAGTAAGTACTATAATAAATATTACAGAAGATCATTTAAATAGACACCATACTATGGAAAATTATATAAATGCTAAAGCTAGAGTGTTTAAGAATCAAGACAAGACGGATTTTACTATACTAAACTATGATGATTCTATTGTTAGAGATTTAGGTAAAAACAGCAATGGAAATGTTTTATACTTCTCAATAAAAGAAGAAGTAAAGCAAGGTGCATATCTAGATAAAAATAACAATATAGTTATAAAGGTAGATGGTAAAGAATTAGTTCTTATGAATAAATCTGAATTGAGCTTACCAGGAAACCACAATTTAGAAAATGCGATGTCGGCTATTTTAATGGCATACGTATTAAATATCGATACTGACGTTATAATAGACACATTAAGAACATTTAAAGGTGTAGAGCATAGATTAGAGTTTGTTACAAATAAAGATGGTATTATGTTTGTAAATGACTCTAAAGGAACGAACCCAGATTCAACTATAAAAGCTATAACTTCATATGAGAGACCTATAGTTTTAATAGCTGGAGGATATGAAAAGCAAAGTGACTTTACAGAAATGATTGAATATGCAACAAAAAATGTAAAGGCTCTAGTCCTATTAGGACAGACTGCAGAAAAAATAGAAACAACTGCAAAAGAACATGGAATTAATAATATATCAAAAGTTGAAGACATGGAAGCTGCAGTAAAAAAAGCTTATGAAATAGCTGAATCAGGGGATGTAGTTTTATTATCACCAGCTTGTGCAAGTTGGGATATGTATCCAAACTTCGAGGCAAGAGGATTAGACTTCAAAGAGAATATATATAAATTATAG
- the mraY gene encoding phospho-N-acetylmuramoyl-pentapeptide-transferase: MMLGITQLTYTAMISFLIVIILGPIFIPMLTKFKFGQTVRDDGPQTHLQKNGTPTMGGIMMIVAILVTVLTRTKVSSDMTMGLLCITGFGFVGFVDDFLKIKFKRSLGLKAYQKILLQIALATLLAYYQYTNSPSAAQLLIPFTSFTINLGPLYVPVMVFVILGTVNAVNLTDGLDGLASGITVIVSGFFMLLAANYGYTDVAILAAATVGACIGFLGFNSYPARVFMGDTGSMALGGAVISFAVLTNNVLIIPIVGGIYFAEAISVILQVGSYKLRKKRIFKMAPIHHHFEQCGWPETKVIFVFWITSIVLAWIGIIAVF, translated from the coding sequence ATTATGTTAGGAATAACACAACTTACGTATACAGCGATGATTTCATTTCTAATAGTGATTATACTAGGACCGATTTTTATACCTATGTTAACTAAGTTTAAGTTCGGTCAAACTGTAAGAGATGATGGACCACAGACACATTTACAAAAAAATGGAACACCTACAATGGGTGGTATAATGATGATAGTAGCAATACTAGTTACAGTTCTTACAAGAACAAAAGTAAGCTCAGATATGACAATGGGGCTTTTATGCATAACAGGATTTGGTTTTGTAGGATTTGTAGATGACTTTTTAAAAATTAAATTTAAAAGATCATTAGGATTAAAAGCATATCAAAAGATTTTACTACAAATTGCATTAGCAACACTTTTAGCATATTATCAATATACTAATTCACCAAGTGCTGCTCAATTATTAATACCATTTACAAGCTTTACGATTAATTTAGGGCCTTTATATGTACCTGTTATGGTATTTGTAATACTTGGAACTGTAAATGCAGTAAACTTAACAGATGGATTAGATGGATTAGCATCTGGAATAACTGTTATAGTATCTGGATTCTTTATGTTACTTGCAGCTAATTATGGATATACAGATGTAGCTATACTAGCAGCAGCTACAGTAGGTGCATGTATAGGATTCTTAGGATTCAACTCATATCCTGCAAGAGTATTTATGGGTGATACAGGATCTATGGCATTAGGAGGGGCTGTTATTTCATTTGCAGTACTTACAAATAATGTCCTTATAATACCCATAGTTGGAGGTATTTATTTCGCAGAAGCTATATCTGTTATACTTCAAGTAGGTTCTTATAAACTAAGAAAGAAAAGAATATTCAAAATGGCACCTATACATCATCACTTTGAGCAATGTGGATGGCCTGAAACAAAAGTTATATTTGTATTCTGGATAACATCTATAGTGTTAGCTTGGATAGGTATAATAGCAGTATTCTAA
- a CDS encoding UDP-N-acetylmuramoyl-tripeptide--D-alanyl-D-alanine ligase, which produces MESLSIKELVIATKGTLVKGNESDEIQNIAIDSRKAKSTDAFIAIIGESLDGHKFMQSAYENGCKTFIKNRSNSIKFESSDINLIEVEDTTKALGDIANFYKCKFEIPYIGVTGSVGKTTTKDMIYAAISTKFNTLKNEGNFNNHIGVPLTLFNLNSSHDCAIIEMGMSHFEEIEYLANMVNPKIGVISNIGLSHIENLGSQEGILKAKLEITSNFDESNTLIVNGDDEYLKKICKDELNYDLKTFGFDHNNDIYCTEYSIGEEELRFTCMIDNNKEEIYIPTVGKHNTYNAMAAILVGLSLEMDLKDIKEGLKNFKASKMRLDIIKKDDLTIINDAYNASPDSMKAALEILGRYEKRRVAILGDMFEMGEHSEYGHRLVGGYAIENADVLITIGESSKFISDESIKLGLNGSNVYHFYNKEIAIEKLSDIINKDDVVLVKASRGMQLENIVQYLSR; this is translated from the coding sequence ATGGAATCTTTATCTATAAAAGAACTAGTTATAGCAACTAAAGGTACGTTGGTAAAAGGTAATGAATCAGACGAAATACAAAATATAGCTATAGATAGTAGAAAAGCAAAATCTACAGATGCATTTATAGCTATAATAGGTGAAAGCCTAGACGGACATAAGTTTATGCAGTCAGCATATGAAAATGGATGTAAAACTTTTATAAAAAATAGAAGTAATAGCATAAAATTTGAAAGTTCGGATATAAATTTAATAGAAGTAGAAGACACAACAAAGGCTCTTGGAGATATAGCAAATTTTTATAAGTGCAAATTTGAAATACCATATATCGGAGTTACAGGTAGTGTCGGAAAAACTACAACAAAAGATATGATATATGCAGCTATATCAACAAAATTTAATACTTTGAAGAATGAAGGTAATTTCAATAATCATATAGGAGTTCCGCTTACATTATTCAACTTAAATTCCAGTCATGATTGTGCAATAATAGAAATGGGAATGTCTCATTTTGAAGAAATAGAGTATTTAGCAAACATGGTTAATCCTAAGATAGGAGTAATATCAAACATAGGGCTATCTCATATAGAAAATTTAGGATCTCAAGAAGGTATATTAAAAGCTAAACTAGAAATCACTTCAAACTTTGATGAATCTAACACACTTATAGTAAACGGTGACGATGAATATCTAAAAAAAATATGCAAAGATGAATTAAATTATGATTTAAAAACTTTTGGATTTGACCACAATAATGATATATATTGTACAGAGTACTCTATAGGAGAAGAAGAATTAAGATTTACATGTATGATAGATAATAATAAAGAAGAAATATATATACCTACAGTTGGAAAACACAATACATATAATGCAATGGCAGCTATACTTGTAGGATTAAGCTTAGAAATGGATTTAAAAGATATAAAAGAAGGTCTTAAAAACTTCAAAGCAAGTAAAATGAGATTGGATATTATTAAAAAAGATGATTTAACAATAATAAATGATGCATATAATGCAAGCCCAGATTCTATGAAAGCTGCATTGGAAATATTAGGAAGGTATGAAAAAAGAAGAGTAGCAATACTTGGAGATATGTTTGAGATGGGAGAACATTCAGAGTATGGCCATAGACTTGTAGGAGGATATGCAATAGAAAATGCAGATGTTTTAATAACTATAGGAGAAAGCTCAAAGTTTATAAGTGATGAATCAATTAAACTAGGTTTAAATGGCTCTAATGTGTACCATTTTTACAATAAAGAAATAGCAATCGAGAAATTAAGTGATATAATAAATAAGGATGACGTAGTTTTAGTTAAGGCGTCTAGAGGTATGCAATTAGAAAATATAGTACAATATTTAAGCAGGTAG
- a CDS encoding stage V sporulation protein D — translation MSKIKRLSKKRLVIVLILACFVFTMLIFRTGYLQIIKGDWLTEKALDQQTRDIPIEPKRGTIYDRNMKELAVSVTKYTVWAKPVEVKDKEKSAKVISEMIGEDYDDVLKLLKKKNMALVKVKRWIDDKTAEKIRDSKLPGIWVAEDNQRYYPYGNFAPYVIGHTSDDATGIAGIEMQYDKHLKGKPGRLIVSTDASGREIPHGMEKYYEPVQGNGLVLSIDEVIQHYTEKAVQKAYEINNAKRVTAIALDPKTGDILSMASKPDYDPNDSRTPIYPYYEEELEKYSDKDKIKGYFSMWRNPAVSDTYEPGSTFKLITSSASVEEGVIKDGEKFVCTGSVTVGGRKLKCWRHYRPHGAQEFKQAVQNSCNPVFVELGQRLGVSKMYDYIEGFGFMDKTNIDLPGEAKGILYNEKNVGPVELATISFGQSISVTPMQLISAIGSIANDGKLMEPRVVKSKVDNQGNVTENIKPKVVRQVISEDTSKKMLEIAESVVSEGSGKAAYIPGFKIGGKTGTAQKVIDGKYAQGKYICSFVGIAPCDDPQIVVLAIVDEPTGVSAFGSTTAGPIVKEIMNDSLKYLGVEPKYTDEEKQEYEKPKVKVPNIIDLSIEDALKVLEENKLKPIQDTDTEVDGSAKVKEIFPPAGSEVPQDSGIVIYTDN, via the coding sequence TTGAGTAAAATAAAGAGATTGAGTAAAAAAAGGTTAGTAATTGTTTTAATACTAGCATGCTTTGTTTTTACGATGCTTATATTTAGGACTGGATACTTACAAATAATTAAAGGGGATTGGCTTACAGAAAAAGCTTTAGATCAGCAAACAAGAGATATACCAATAGAACCTAAAAGAGGTACTATATATGATAGAAATATGAAAGAGCTTGCTGTAAGTGTTACTAAGTATACTGTTTGGGCTAAACCGGTTGAAGTTAAAGACAAAGAAAAATCAGCTAAGGTAATATCTGAAATGATAGGTGAAGACTATGATGATGTTTTAAAATTGTTGAAAAAGAAAAATATGGCTTTGGTAAAAGTAAAAAGATGGATAGATGATAAAACAGCAGAGAAAATAAGAGACTCTAAATTACCAGGTATATGGGTAGCTGAGGATAATCAAAGATATTATCCATATGGGAATTTTGCTCCATACGTAATCGGACATACATCAGACGATGCAACAGGAATTGCTGGTATAGAAATGCAATATGACAAACACTTAAAAGGAAAACCAGGAAGACTTATTGTTAGTACTGATGCATCAGGAAGAGAAATTCCTCATGGTATGGAAAAATATTATGAGCCAGTGCAAGGAAATGGATTAGTTCTTAGTATAGATGAAGTAATTCAACATTACACTGAAAAAGCAGTTCAAAAAGCTTATGAAATAAATAATGCTAAAAGAGTTACAGCAATAGCTTTAGACCCAAAAACTGGCGACATTTTATCTATGGCATCAAAACCTGACTATGATCCAAATGATTCAAGAACACCGATATATCCATACTACGAAGAAGAGCTTGAAAAATATAGTGATAAAGATAAAATAAAAGGATATTTCTCAATGTGGAGAAATCCTGCAGTTAGTGATACGTATGAACCGGGATCTACTTTCAAACTTATAACATCATCCGCATCTGTAGAAGAGGGTGTTATAAAAGATGGAGAAAAATTTGTATGTACAGGTAGTGTTACTGTAGGTGGAAGAAAATTGAAATGTTGGAGACATTATAGACCGCATGGAGCCCAAGAATTTAAACAGGCAGTCCAAAATTCTTGTAATCCAGTTTTTGTTGAGTTAGGGCAAAGATTAGGGGTGTCTAAGATGTATGATTATATAGAAGGATTTGGATTCATGGATAAAACTAATATAGATTTACCTGGAGAAGCTAAAGGTATTTTATATAATGAAAAAAATGTAGGACCTGTAGAGTTAGCAACTATATCATTTGGTCAATCTATATCTGTTACTCCTATGCAATTAATAAGTGCAATAGGTTCAATAGCAAATGATGGAAAACTTATGGAACCGAGAGTAGTTAAATCAAAGGTTGATAATCAAGGAAACGTAACAGAAAATATAAAACCAAAGGTAGTTAGACAAGTAATATCAGAAGATACATCTAAAAAAATGTTAGAAATAGCTGAATCTGTTGTAAGTGAAGGATCTGGTAAAGCTGCATATATACCTGGGTTTAAAATAGGTGGTAAAACAGGAACAGCACAAAAGGTTATAGATGGTAAGTATGCACAAGGTAAATATATATGCTCCTTTGTAGGGATAGCTCCTTGTGATGATCCACAAATAGTAGTATTAGCTATAGTAGATGAACCAACTGGAGTTAGCGCATTTGGTAGTACAACAGCAGGACCTATAGTAAAAGAAATTATGAATGATTCATTAAAATATTTAGGGGTTGAACCTAAATATACGGATGAAGAAAAGCAAGAATATGAAAAACCTAAGGTAAAGGTACCAAATATTATTGACTTAAGTATAGAAGATGCTTTAAAGGTATTAGAAGAAAATAAATTAAAACCGATACAAGATACAGATACAGAGGTTGATGGAAGTGCAAAGGTTAAAGAAATTTTCCCTCCTGCAGGATCAGAAGTACCACAAGATTCTGGAATAGTAATTTACACAGATAATTAA
- a CDS encoding FtsB/FtsL family cell division protein — translation MKRKNKIKDINEYRANKKNIYKRRMVKKITKWVIKLGAVASVCCIIFACMYGYSEVAKLKYKIGDLESELHNKTIEKENLQVDVDLLTRSRDIEKKANEKLGMDYPKESQMKYIEVPN, via the coding sequence ATGAAAAGAAAAAATAAAATAAAAGATATAAATGAATATAGAGCAAATAAAAAGAATATCTATAAAAGAAGAATGGTAAAAAAAATTACAAAGTGGGTTATAAAGTTAGGAGCTGTAGCAAGTGTTTGTTGTATAATTTTTGCGTGTATGTATGGATATAGTGAAGTTGCAAAATTAAAATATAAAATCGGGGATTTAGAGTCTGAGTTACATAATAAAACTATAGAAAAAGAAAATTTACAAGTAGATGTAGATCTATTAACTAGAAGTAGAGATATAGAAAAGAAAGCTAATGAGAAATTAGGGATGGACTATCCTAAAGAAAGTCAGATGAAGTACATAGAAGTACCTAATTAG
- the rsmH gene encoding 16S rRNA (cytosine(1402)-N(4))-methyltransferase RsmH: protein MEFHHVSVLLDECIDNLNIKPDGVYVDCTMGGAGHSKEIVKRLSKDGLFIGFDQDINAINTAKERLSEYSDRVKFVHSNFQNLKNELEKIGVYKVDGVLADLGVSSHQLDEADRGFSYMQDAPLDMRMDIRCSFSAYDVVNTYSEAELSKIIKDYGEDNWAKRIAKFIVEGRKEKNIETTGELVEIIKKAIPKKARMDGPHPAKRTFQAIRIEVNNELGVITEMIDDAASIMNEGGRICIITFHSLEDRIVKNAFRDLATDCICPPHIPICQCDKEALVKVITRKPILPTDKEIEENPRSRSAKLRVAERI, encoded by the coding sequence ATGGAATTTCATCACGTATCGGTACTTTTAGATGAGTGTATTGATAATTTAAACATAAAACCAGATGGAGTATATGTTGATTGTACAATGGGTGGTGCAGGCCACTCCAAAGAAATAGTAAAAAGACTTTCTAAGGATGGACTTTTTATAGGATTTGACCAAGATATAAACGCTATAAATACAGCAAAAGAAAGATTGAGTGAATATAGTGATAGAGTAAAGTTTGTGCACAGCAATTTTCAAAATTTAAAAAATGAATTAGAAAAAATAGGTGTATATAAAGTTGACGGGGTTCTAGCAGATTTAGGGGTTTCATCGCATCAATTAGATGAGGCTGATAGAGGATTTTCATATATGCAAGATGCACCTTTAGATATGAGAATGGATATAAGATGCAGTTTTTCAGCTTATGATGTTGTAAACACATATAGTGAAGCGGAATTATCAAAAATAATAAAAGATTATGGAGAAGATAATTGGGCTAAACGTATAGCTAAGTTCATAGTAGAAGGACGTAAAGAAAAGAACATAGAAACTACAGGTGAACTAGTTGAAATTATAAAAAAAGCTATACCTAAGAAAGCTAGAATGGATGGTCCTCATCCAGCTAAAAGAACTTTCCAGGCTATAAGAATAGAAGTAAACAATGAATTAGGTGTTATAACTGAGATGATAGATGATGCAGCTTCTATTATGAATGAGGGCGGAAGAATATGCATAATAACTTTCCACTCTTTAGAGGATAGAATTGTAAAGAATGCATTTAGAGATTTAGCGACAGATTGTATATGTCCACCACATATTCCTATATGTCAGTGTGATAAAGAGGCTTTAGTAAAAGTTATAACTAGAAAACCAATATTACCAACAGACAAAGAAATCGAAGAAAACCCAAGATCTAGAAGTGCAAAATTAAGGGTTGCTGAAAGAATATAG
- the lgt gene encoding prolipoprotein diacylglyceryl transferase, whose translation MDRIAFTIFGIDVMWYGILMATGMILGTLIALKEAKRVGIKEDDILDLAIIAIPVGLISARLYYVIFNWEYYSNNPSQIFNFRGGGMAIHGALIGGILAGYIFSRYKKINFLKLADTVILGMPLAQAIGRWGNFINKEAHGGPTNLPWGIMVDGVKVHPTFLYESIWDFCIFIFLCIFRKKKSYEGQIIVLYAILYSLGRFFIEGLRTDSLMIGPLRMAQVISLAGVIGGIIVHLYLSKKNKKEIDDTKER comes from the coding sequence ATGGATAGAATTGCATTTACTATATTTGGAATAGATGTAATGTGGTATGGAATACTTATGGCAACAGGTATGATTTTAGGTACATTAATAGCATTGAAAGAGGCTAAAAGAGTTGGAATCAAAGAAGATGATATATTAGATTTAGCAATTATTGCAATTCCGGTAGGACTAATAAGTGCCAGATTGTATTACGTAATATTTAATTGGGAATATTATTCTAATAACCCATCTCAAATATTCAATTTTAGAGGCGGTGGAATGGCAATACATGGAGCTTTAATAGGTGGAATATTAGCAGGATATATATTCTCAAGATATAAAAAGATTAATTTTCTAAAATTAGCAGATACTGTTATACTTGGAATGCCTTTAGCTCAAGCTATAGGAAGATGGGGCAATTTTATAAATAAAGAAGCTCATGGAGGTCCAACCAATTTGCCATGGGGAATAATGGTAGATGGAGTAAAAGTACATCCAACTTTTCTATATGAATCTATATGGGATTTTTGTATATTTATATTCCTATGTATATTTAGAAAAAAGAAATCTTATGAGGGTCAAATTATAGTTTTATATGCTATACTATATTCTTTAGGAAGATTTTTTATAGAAGGGCTTAGAACTGATAGCCTTATGATAGGACCTCTTAGAATGGCTCAAGTTATAAGCTTAGCAGGCGTAATAGGCGGAATAATAGTCCACCTATATTTATCAAAGAAAAATAAAAAAGAAATAGATGATACTAAGGAGCGATAA